One Telluria mixta DNA window includes the following coding sequences:
- the fdh3B gene encoding formate dehydrogenase FDH3 subunit beta has protein sequence MARMKFICDTERCIDCNGCVTACKNENETPWGVNRRRVVTINDGVPGERSISVACMHCSDAPCLAVCPVNCIYHTEDGIVLHDKDQCIGCGYCYYACPFGAPQFPSTGLFNHRGKMDKCTFCSGGPEPDTSEAEFKKYGRNRIAEGKLPACAEMCGTKALIGGDATVIADIYRQRVETRGYGPELWGWKIAYGKPKRGGDVKAKGEGPRENQNLKDSQNDEGRLPT, from the coding sequence ATGGCCAGAATGAAGTTCATCTGCGACACGGAGCGCTGCATCGACTGCAACGGCTGCGTGACCGCCTGCAAGAACGAAAACGAGACCCCGTGGGGCGTGAACCGCCGCCGCGTCGTCACCATCAACGACGGCGTGCCGGGCGAACGCTCCATTTCCGTCGCGTGCATGCATTGCAGCGACGCGCCGTGCCTGGCCGTCTGCCCCGTCAACTGCATCTACCACACGGAAGACGGCATCGTCCTGCACGACAAGGACCAGTGCATCGGCTGCGGCTACTGTTATTACGCGTGCCCGTTCGGCGCGCCGCAGTTCCCGTCCACGGGCCTGTTCAACCACCGCGGCAAGATGGACAAGTGCACGTTCTGCTCCGGCGGTCCGGAGCCCGACACGTCCGAGGCCGAGTTCAAGAAGTATGGCCGCAACCGCATCGCCGAGGGCAAGCTGCCCGCCTGTGCGGAGATGTGCGGCACGAAGGCGCTGATCGGCGGCGACGCGACGGTCATCGCCGACATCTACCGCCAGCGCGTGGAGACGCGCGGCTACGGCCCCGAACTGTGGGGCTGGAAGATCGCGTACGGCAAGCCGAAACGCGGCGGCGACGTCAAGGCGAAGGGCGAGGGGCCGCGCGAGAACCAGAACCTCAAGGACTCGCAGAACGACGAGGGGAGGCTGCCGACATGA